A single window of Nyctibius grandis isolate bNycGra1 chromosome 16, bNycGra1.pri, whole genome shotgun sequence DNA harbors:
- the GOLGA2 gene encoding golgin subfamily A member 2 isoform X2, protein MADGSRQSRLAAAKKKLKEYQKNNPGATAGTKKKRKTIEGSRPESPTHDDQQPPENAYFDSDVATRNAEQLATDVPVLSNSNSLPSCGSVLPAPGSMQLTQIHETEDHKNALDENRSFSSTESLRQLSEQLNGLVSQSTSYVNGESAVSSTNIKEMETRYQELAVALDSSNLTNKQLVTKIEELKQQNQEAVNQLEKEKKEFEQKFSKEQAALREQLQVHIQTIGILVSEKSELQTALGHTQQAARQKAGEAENLAARLHSSRQRVSELERTLSSISTQQKQSEKHNKELVKERDNLKLELYKRSKSSEEIKQQNSELSEKVHSLVSQNSAMKLDMEDLHKKLEMAELMIQQFSSQAGSLDANQQLQMALEEKASLETQVTQLSESLHQLQAERDQYVEKLKEERSVWQQRVQQLSEQVHTMAEEKEKHMAQIRELEANVTELLSTSAVKPMDVEPSSPAGPTAAELSLQEEIQRLQQEKEELHGQYQAQVRDNEQLSHLNREQEERLLELEKAVQRYNEESVDRQQILEDMQSDKATISRALSQNRELKEQLAELQNGFVKLTNENMEVTSALQSEQHVKKELAKKLGQLQENLGELKETLELKTQEARGLQEQRDQYYTHLQQYTVAYQQLAAEKEELHKQYLLQTQLMDRLQHEEVQGKVTVEMHLKELQQTKESLEAVAKENKELQAQISQLAADLDGRILHRLEGDGVESEAMTEEIPKSSFVIPEKFENHEEMVAFLTSAMSQVEKEREDMRQQLAAQKQQCRGLLQQIAALRQEQQHNIVLGGGSTMDTVPVEVHEALKTAMEKLQSRFTDLMHEKADLKERLEELEHRCIQLSGETDTIGEYIALYQSQRAILKQRHQEKEEYISRLAQDKEEMKIKLLELQDLVMRLVRERNEWYSKYVAAAQNPELLASQHESVLPAERRIELNATDGEGLREVNLSDEAEQEAAVLHQASFSPIDSKAAQPSQEDPTAKQIMQLLREIQNPQERLGSLLENPCIPFFYRADENDEVKIMVI, encoded by the exons GCATACTTTGACAGTGATGTTGCCACTCGTAACGCTGAACAGCTTGCTACCGATGTCCCTGTGCTATCTAACAGCAACAGTCTGCCTAGTTGTGGTTCTGTTCTGCCTGCTCCTGGGAGCATGCAGCTGACACAG ATTCATGAAACTGAGGATCATAAAAATGCTTTGGATGAGAACAG GTCTTTCTCATCAACAGAAAGTCTCCGCCAGTTGTCCGAACAACTCAATGGCCTGGTTTCTCAG TCTACGTCGTATGTGAATGGGGAAAGTGCTGTTTCTTCCACAAATATTAAGGAAATGGAA ACACGTTACCAGGAGCTGGCAGTAGCCCTGGATTCCAGCAATCTAACTAACAAACAGCTCGTTACAAAGATAGAGGAATTG aagcagcaaaaccaagaaGCAGTGAATCAGCTGGAGAAG gaaaagaaggagTTTGAACAGAAATTTTCTAAAGAGCAAGCAGCACTGAGGGAACAGCTACAG gTTCATATCCAGACTATTGGAATTCTGGTTTCTGAGAAGTCAGAGTTGCAGACAGCCCTTGGACACACTCAGCAAGCTGCACGGCAGAAAGCAG GAGAAGCTGAAAACCTTGCTGCTCGTTTACATTCATCTCGCCAGAGGGTATCAGAGCTAGAACGTACTTTGTCTTCCATCTCTACGCAGCAAAAACAGTCAGAGAAG catAATAAAGAGTTAGTGAAGGAGCGAGACAACCTGAAACTGGAACTGTACAAACGAAG CAAAAGTAGTGaggaaataaagcagcagaattCGGAGCTGTCAGAGAAAGTTCACTCTCTGGTTTCCCAGAACTCAGCTATGAAGTTGGACATGGAGGATTTGCATAAGAAACTGGAAATGGCTGAACTGATGATTCAACAG TTCTCAAGTCAGGCAGGGAGTCTGGATGCAAACCAGCAGTTGCAGATGGCACTGGAGGAGAAGGCGAGCCTGGAAACCCAGGTTACTCAG CTCTCAGAGTCACTTCACCAGCTCCAGGCAGAAAGAGATCAGTATGTAGAGAAACTGAAGGAGGAGCGGAGCGTTTGGCAGCAGCGGGTACAGCAGCTCTCTGAGCAG GTCCACACGAtggcagaggagaaggagaagcacATGGCCCAAATTCGGGAGCTGGAAGCCAATGTTACAGAGCTGTTGAGCACATCAG CAGTGAAGCCCATGGATGTTGAGCCTTCCTCCCCAGCTGGGcccacagcagctgagctgagtCTGCAGGAAGAGATCCAGCGGCTGCAGCAAGAGAAGGAGGAACTGCATGGGCAGTACCAGGCCCAGGTCCGGGACAACGAGCAGCTGAGCCACCTCAACCGGGAGCAAGAGGAGcggctgctggagctggagaaggCTGTGCAGCGCTACAACGAGGAGTCTGTGGACAGACAGCAGATCCTGGAGGACATGCAGAGTGACAAGGCCACGATCAGTAGGGCACTGAGCCAAAATCGGGAGCTGAAGGAGcagctggctgagctgcagaaTGGGTTTGTCAAACTG acaaatgaaaacatgGAGGTTACAAGCGCCCTGCAGTCAGAGCAACACGTAAAGAAGGAGCTGGCCAAGAAGCTtgggcagctgcaggagaaCCTGGGGGAGCTCAAAGAGACG CTGGAACTGAAGACGCAGGAGGCTCGGGGTCTGCAGGAGCAGCGGGACCAGTACTACACCCACTTACAGCAGTACACCGTGGCGTACCAGCAGCTGGCTGCCGAGAAGGAAGAACTGCACAAACAGTACTTGCTTCAGACACAGCTGATGGATCGGCTACAGCACGAGGAGGTTCAGGGGAAGGTGACAGTGGAAATGCAcctgaaggagctgcagcagaCCAAG GAAAGTCTGGAAGCTGTagctaaggaaaacaaagagctgCAGGCCCAGATCAGTCAGTTAGCAGCAGACCTGGATGGCAGGATTTTGCACCGACTAGAGG GAGATGGAGTTGAAAGTGAAGCAATGACCGAAGAAATCCCCAAATCTTCGTTTGTGATCCCAGAGAAGTTTGAAAACCATGAAGAAATG GTCGCTTTCTTGACATCTGCCATGTCCCAAGTGGAGAAGGAGCGAGAAGACATGAGGCAGCAGCTGGCTGCTcagaagcagcagtgcaggggCCTCCTGCAGCAAATAGCAGCTCTGAGGCAGGAGCAGCAACATAACAtcgtgctgggtggag GTTCCACTATGGATACTGTTCCAGTGGAGGTTCACGAGGCTTTGAAAACTGCCATGGAGAAACTACAG TCCCGTTTCACAGACCTGATGCATGAGAAAGCTGATCTGAAGGAACGGCTAGAAGAGTTAGAACATCGCTGCATCCAGCTCTCCGGGGAAACAGACACCATTG GGGAGTATATTGCATTGTACCAGAGTCAAAGGGCTATCCTCAAACAGCGGCaccaggagaaggaggagtatATCAGCAGATTGGCTCAGGATAAGGAAGAGATGAAG ATAAAACTACTGGAACTGCAGGATTTAGTGATGCGGCTGGTCAGGGAAAGAAATGAATGGTACAGCAAGTATGTAGCAGCTGCTCAAAACCCAGAGCTGTTGGCAAGCCAGCATGAAAGCGTGCTGCCAGCGGAGAGGCGCATTGAACTGAACGCTACGGACGGGGAAG GGTTACGAGAAGTGAATTTGTCAGATGAAGCAGAACAAGAAGCTGCGGTTCTTCATCAAGCCAGTTTCTCCCCTATTGACAGTAAAGCTGCTCAGCCAAGCCAGGAGGACCCTACGGCAAAGCAAATAATGCAGCTTCTCAGAGAAATCCAGAACCCCCAGGAGAGGCTGGGCTCCCTGCTGGAGAACCCCTGCATTCCCTTCTTCTACCGAGCTGATGAGAACGATGAGGTCAAAATCATGGTCATTTAA
- the GOLGA2 gene encoding golgin subfamily A member 2 isoform X5: MADGSRQSRLAAAKKKLKEYQKNNPGATAGTKKKRKTIEGSRPESPTHDDQQPPENIQNILKVLVSDLNRSNGVAIPSLDKRKAYFDSDVATRNAEQLATDVPVLSNSNSLPSCGSVLPAPGSMQLTQIHETEDHKNALDENRSFSSTESLRQLSEQLNGLVSQSTSYVNGESAVSSTNIKEMETRYQELAVALDSSNLTNKQLVTKIEELKQQNQEAVNQLEKEKKEFEQKFSKEQAALREQLQVHIQTIGILVSEKSELQTALGHTQQAARQKAGEAENLAARLHSSRQRVSELERTLSSISTQQKQSEKHNKELVKERDNLKLELYKRSKSSEEIKQQNSELSEKVHSLVSQNSAMKLDMEDLHKKLEMAELMIQQFSSQAGSLDANQQLQMALEEKASLETQVTQLSESLHQLQAERDQYVEKLKEERSVWQQRVQQLSEQVHTMAEEKEKHMAQIRELEANVTELLSTSAVKPMDVEPSSPAGPTAAELSLQEEIQRLQQEKEELHGQYQAQVRDNEQLSHLNREQEERLLELEKAVQRYNEESVDRQQILEDMQSDKATISRALSQNRELKEQLAELQNGFVKLTNENMEVTSALQSEQHVKKELAKKLGQLQENLGELKETLELKTQEARGLQEQRDQYYTHLQQYTVAYQQLAAEKEELHKQYLLQTQLMDRLQHEEVQGKVTVEMHLKELQQTKESLEAVAKENKELQAQISQLAADLDGRILHRLEGDGVESEAMTEEIPKSSFVIPEKFENHEEMVAFLTSAMSQVEKEREDMRQQLAAQKQQCRGLLQQIAALRQEQQHNIVLGGGSTMDTVPVEVHEALKTAMEKLQSRFTDLMHEKADLKERLEELEHRCIQLSGETDTIGEYIALYQSQRAILKQRHQEKEEYISRLAQDKEEMKIKLLELQDLVMRLVRERNEWYSKYVAAAQNPELLASQHESVLPAERRIELNATDGEGLREVNLSDEAEQEAAVLHQASFSPIDSKAAQPSQEDPTAKQIMQLLREIQNPQERLGSLLENPCIPFFYRADENDEVKIMVI; this comes from the exons GCATACTTTGACAGTGATGTTGCCACTCGTAACGCTGAACAGCTTGCTACCGATGTCCCTGTGCTATCTAACAGCAACAGTCTGCCTAGTTGTGGTTCTGTTCTGCCTGCTCCTGGGAGCATGCAGCTGACACAG ATTCATGAAACTGAGGATCATAAAAATGCTTTGGATGAGAACAG GTCTTTCTCATCAACAGAAAGTCTCCGCCAGTTGTCCGAACAACTCAATGGCCTGGTTTCTCAG TCTACGTCGTATGTGAATGGGGAAAGTGCTGTTTCTTCCACAAATATTAAGGAAATGGAA ACACGTTACCAGGAGCTGGCAGTAGCCCTGGATTCCAGCAATCTAACTAACAAACAGCTCGTTACAAAGATAGAGGAATTG aagcagcaaaaccaagaaGCAGTGAATCAGCTGGAGAAG gaaaagaaggagTTTGAACAGAAATTTTCTAAAGAGCAAGCAGCACTGAGGGAACAGCTACAG gTTCATATCCAGACTATTGGAATTCTGGTTTCTGAGAAGTCAGAGTTGCAGACAGCCCTTGGACACACTCAGCAAGCTGCACGGCAGAAAGCAG GAGAAGCTGAAAACCTTGCTGCTCGTTTACATTCATCTCGCCAGAGGGTATCAGAGCTAGAACGTACTTTGTCTTCCATCTCTACGCAGCAAAAACAGTCAGAGAAG catAATAAAGAGTTAGTGAAGGAGCGAGACAACCTGAAACTGGAACTGTACAAACGAAG CAAAAGTAGTGaggaaataaagcagcagaattCGGAGCTGTCAGAGAAAGTTCACTCTCTGGTTTCCCAGAACTCAGCTATGAAGTTGGACATGGAGGATTTGCATAAGAAACTGGAAATGGCTGAACTGATGATTCAACAG TTCTCAAGTCAGGCAGGGAGTCTGGATGCAAACCAGCAGTTGCAGATGGCACTGGAGGAGAAGGCGAGCCTGGAAACCCAGGTTACTCAG CTCTCAGAGTCACTTCACCAGCTCCAGGCAGAAAGAGATCAGTATGTAGAGAAACTGAAGGAGGAGCGGAGCGTTTGGCAGCAGCGGGTACAGCAGCTCTCTGAGCAG GTCCACACGAtggcagaggagaaggagaagcacATGGCCCAAATTCGGGAGCTGGAAGCCAATGTTACAGAGCTGTTGAGCACATCAG CAGTGAAGCCCATGGATGTTGAGCCTTCCTCCCCAGCTGGGcccacagcagctgagctgagtCTGCAGGAAGAGATCCAGCGGCTGCAGCAAGAGAAGGAGGAACTGCATGGGCAGTACCAGGCCCAGGTCCGGGACAACGAGCAGCTGAGCCACCTCAACCGGGAGCAAGAGGAGcggctgctggagctggagaaggCTGTGCAGCGCTACAACGAGGAGTCTGTGGACAGACAGCAGATCCTGGAGGACATGCAGAGTGACAAGGCCACGATCAGTAGGGCACTGAGCCAAAATCGGGAGCTGAAGGAGcagctggctgagctgcagaaTGGGTTTGTCAAACTG acaaatgaaaacatgGAGGTTACAAGCGCCCTGCAGTCAGAGCAACACGTAAAGAAGGAGCTGGCCAAGAAGCTtgggcagctgcaggagaaCCTGGGGGAGCTCAAAGAGACG CTGGAACTGAAGACGCAGGAGGCTCGGGGTCTGCAGGAGCAGCGGGACCAGTACTACACCCACTTACAGCAGTACACCGTGGCGTACCAGCAGCTGGCTGCCGAGAAGGAAGAACTGCACAAACAGTACTTGCTTCAGACACAGCTGATGGATCGGCTACAGCACGAGGAGGTTCAGGGGAAGGTGACAGTGGAAATGCAcctgaaggagctgcagcagaCCAAG GAAAGTCTGGAAGCTGTagctaaggaaaacaaagagctgCAGGCCCAGATCAGTCAGTTAGCAGCAGACCTGGATGGCAGGATTTTGCACCGACTAGAGG GAGATGGAGTTGAAAGTGAAGCAATGACCGAAGAAATCCCCAAATCTTCGTTTGTGATCCCAGAGAAGTTTGAAAACCATGAAGAAATG GTCGCTTTCTTGACATCTGCCATGTCCCAAGTGGAGAAGGAGCGAGAAGACATGAGGCAGCAGCTGGCTGCTcagaagcagcagtgcaggggCCTCCTGCAGCAAATAGCAGCTCTGAGGCAGGAGCAGCAACATAACAtcgtgctgggtggag GTTCCACTATGGATACTGTTCCAGTGGAGGTTCACGAGGCTTTGAAAACTGCCATGGAGAAACTACAG TCCCGTTTCACAGACCTGATGCATGAGAAAGCTGATCTGAAGGAACGGCTAGAAGAGTTAGAACATCGCTGCATCCAGCTCTCCGGGGAAACAGACACCATTG GGGAGTATATTGCATTGTACCAGAGTCAAAGGGCTATCCTCAAACAGCGGCaccaggagaaggaggagtatATCAGCAGATTGGCTCAGGATAAGGAAGAGATGAAG ATAAAACTACTGGAACTGCAGGATTTAGTGATGCGGCTGGTCAGGGAAAGAAATGAATGGTACAGCAAGTATGTAGCAGCTGCTCAAAACCCAGAGCTGTTGGCAAGCCAGCATGAAAGCGTGCTGCCAGCGGAGAGGCGCATTGAACTGAACGCTACGGACGGGGAAG GGTTACGAGAAGTGAATTTGTCAGATGAAGCAGAACAAGAAGCTGCGGTTCTTCATCAAGCCAGTTTCTCCCCTATTGACAGTAAAGCTGCTCAGCCAAGCCAGGAGGACCCTACGGCAAAGCAAATAATGCAGCTTCTCAGAGAAATCCAGAACCCCCAGGAGAGGCTGGGCTCCCTGCTGGAGAACCCCTGCATTCCCTTCTTCTACCGAGCTGATGAGAACGATGAGGTCAAAATCATGGTCATTTAA
- the GOLGA2 gene encoding golgin subfamily A member 2 isoform X1: MADGSRQSRLAAAKKKLKEYQKNNPGATAGTKKKRKTIEGSRPESPTHDDQQPPENIQNILKVLVSDLNRSNGVAIPSLDKRKAYFDSDVATRNAEQLATDVPVLSNSNSLPSCGSVLPAPGSMQLTQIHETEDHKNALDENRSFSSTESLRQLSEQLNGLVSQSTSYVNGESAVSSTNIKEMETRYQELAVALDSSNLTNKQLVTKIEELKQQNQEAVNQLEKEKKEFEQKFSKEQAALREQLQVHIQTIGILVSEKSELQTALGHTQQAARQKAGEAENLAARLHSSRQRVSELERTLSSISTQQKQSEKHNKELVKERDNLKLELYKRSKSSEEIKQQNSELSEKVHSLVSQNSAMKLDMEDLHKKLEMAELMIQQFSSQAGSLDANQQLQMALEEKASLETQVTQLSESLHQLQAERDQYVEKLKEERSVWQQRVQQLSEQVHTMAEEKEKHMAQIRELEANVTELLSTSVKPMDVEPSSPAGPTAAELSLQEEIQRLQQEKEELHGQYQAQVRDNEQLSHLNREQEERLLELEKAVQRYNEESVDRQQILEDMQSDKATISRALSQNRELKEQLAELQNGFVKLTNENMEVTSALQSEQHVKKELAKKLGQLQENLGELKETLELKTQEARGLQEQRDQYYTHLQQYTVAYQQLAAEKEELHKQYLLQTQLMDRLQHEEVQGKVTVEMHLKELQQTKESLEAVAKENKELQAQISQLAADLDGRILHRLEGDGVESEAMTEEIPKSSFVIPEKFENHEEMVAFLTSAMSQVEKEREDMRQQLAAQKQQCRGLLQQIAALRQEQQHNIVLGGGSTMDTVPVEVHEALKTAMEKLQSRFTDLMHEKADLKERLEELEHRCIQLSGETDTIGEYIALYQSQRAILKQRHQEKEEYISRLAQDKEEMKIKLLELQDLVMRLVRERNEWYSKYVAAAQNPELLASQHESVLPAERRIELNATDGEGLREVNLSDEAEQEAAVLHQASFSPIDSKAAQPSQEDPTAKQIMQLLREIQNPQERLGSLLENPCIPFFYRADENDEVKIMVI, encoded by the exons GCATACTTTGACAGTGATGTTGCCACTCGTAACGCTGAACAGCTTGCTACCGATGTCCCTGTGCTATCTAACAGCAACAGTCTGCCTAGTTGTGGTTCTGTTCTGCCTGCTCCTGGGAGCATGCAGCTGACACAG ATTCATGAAACTGAGGATCATAAAAATGCTTTGGATGAGAACAG GTCTTTCTCATCAACAGAAAGTCTCCGCCAGTTGTCCGAACAACTCAATGGCCTGGTTTCTCAG TCTACGTCGTATGTGAATGGGGAAAGTGCTGTTTCTTCCACAAATATTAAGGAAATGGAA ACACGTTACCAGGAGCTGGCAGTAGCCCTGGATTCCAGCAATCTAACTAACAAACAGCTCGTTACAAAGATAGAGGAATTG aagcagcaaaaccaagaaGCAGTGAATCAGCTGGAGAAG gaaaagaaggagTTTGAACAGAAATTTTCTAAAGAGCAAGCAGCACTGAGGGAACAGCTACAG gTTCATATCCAGACTATTGGAATTCTGGTTTCTGAGAAGTCAGAGTTGCAGACAGCCCTTGGACACACTCAGCAAGCTGCACGGCAGAAAGCAG GAGAAGCTGAAAACCTTGCTGCTCGTTTACATTCATCTCGCCAGAGGGTATCAGAGCTAGAACGTACTTTGTCTTCCATCTCTACGCAGCAAAAACAGTCAGAGAAG catAATAAAGAGTTAGTGAAGGAGCGAGACAACCTGAAACTGGAACTGTACAAACGAAG CAAAAGTAGTGaggaaataaagcagcagaattCGGAGCTGTCAGAGAAAGTTCACTCTCTGGTTTCCCAGAACTCAGCTATGAAGTTGGACATGGAGGATTTGCATAAGAAACTGGAAATGGCTGAACTGATGATTCAACAG TTCTCAAGTCAGGCAGGGAGTCTGGATGCAAACCAGCAGTTGCAGATGGCACTGGAGGAGAAGGCGAGCCTGGAAACCCAGGTTACTCAG CTCTCAGAGTCACTTCACCAGCTCCAGGCAGAAAGAGATCAGTATGTAGAGAAACTGAAGGAGGAGCGGAGCGTTTGGCAGCAGCGGGTACAGCAGCTCTCTGAGCAG GTCCACACGAtggcagaggagaaggagaagcacATGGCCCAAATTCGGGAGCTGGAAGCCAATGTTACAGAGCTGTTGAGCACATCAG TGAAGCCCATGGATGTTGAGCCTTCCTCCCCAGCTGGGcccacagcagctgagctgagtCTGCAGGAAGAGATCCAGCGGCTGCAGCAAGAGAAGGAGGAACTGCATGGGCAGTACCAGGCCCAGGTCCGGGACAACGAGCAGCTGAGCCACCTCAACCGGGAGCAAGAGGAGcggctgctggagctggagaaggCTGTGCAGCGCTACAACGAGGAGTCTGTGGACAGACAGCAGATCCTGGAGGACATGCAGAGTGACAAGGCCACGATCAGTAGGGCACTGAGCCAAAATCGGGAGCTGAAGGAGcagctggctgagctgcagaaTGGGTTTGTCAAACTG acaaatgaaaacatgGAGGTTACAAGCGCCCTGCAGTCAGAGCAACACGTAAAGAAGGAGCTGGCCAAGAAGCTtgggcagctgcaggagaaCCTGGGGGAGCTCAAAGAGACG CTGGAACTGAAGACGCAGGAGGCTCGGGGTCTGCAGGAGCAGCGGGACCAGTACTACACCCACTTACAGCAGTACACCGTGGCGTACCAGCAGCTGGCTGCCGAGAAGGAAGAACTGCACAAACAGTACTTGCTTCAGACACAGCTGATGGATCGGCTACAGCACGAGGAGGTTCAGGGGAAGGTGACAGTGGAAATGCAcctgaaggagctgcagcagaCCAAG GAAAGTCTGGAAGCTGTagctaaggaaaacaaagagctgCAGGCCCAGATCAGTCAGTTAGCAGCAGACCTGGATGGCAGGATTTTGCACCGACTAGAGG GAGATGGAGTTGAAAGTGAAGCAATGACCGAAGAAATCCCCAAATCTTCGTTTGTGATCCCAGAGAAGTTTGAAAACCATGAAGAAATG GTCGCTTTCTTGACATCTGCCATGTCCCAAGTGGAGAAGGAGCGAGAAGACATGAGGCAGCAGCTGGCTGCTcagaagcagcagtgcaggggCCTCCTGCAGCAAATAGCAGCTCTGAGGCAGGAGCAGCAACATAACAtcgtgctgggtggag GTTCCACTATGGATACTGTTCCAGTGGAGGTTCACGAGGCTTTGAAAACTGCCATGGAGAAACTACAG TCCCGTTTCACAGACCTGATGCATGAGAAAGCTGATCTGAAGGAACGGCTAGAAGAGTTAGAACATCGCTGCATCCAGCTCTCCGGGGAAACAGACACCATTG GGGAGTATATTGCATTGTACCAGAGTCAAAGGGCTATCCTCAAACAGCGGCaccaggagaaggaggagtatATCAGCAGATTGGCTCAGGATAAGGAAGAGATGAAG ATAAAACTACTGGAACTGCAGGATTTAGTGATGCGGCTGGTCAGGGAAAGAAATGAATGGTACAGCAAGTATGTAGCAGCTGCTCAAAACCCAGAGCTGTTGGCAAGCCAGCATGAAAGCGTGCTGCCAGCGGAGAGGCGCATTGAACTGAACGCTACGGACGGGGAAG GGTTACGAGAAGTGAATTTGTCAGATGAAGCAGAACAAGAAGCTGCGGTTCTTCATCAAGCCAGTTTCTCCCCTATTGACAGTAAAGCTGCTCAGCCAAGCCAGGAGGACCCTACGGCAAAGCAAATAATGCAGCTTCTCAGAGAAATCCAGAACCCCCAGGAGAGGCTGGGCTCCCTGCTGGAGAACCCCTGCATTCCCTTCTTCTACCGAGCTGATGAGAACGATGAGGTCAAAATCATGGTCATTTAA